The following are encoded in a window of Alosa sapidissima isolate fAloSap1 chromosome 10, fAloSap1.pri, whole genome shotgun sequence genomic DNA:
- the LOC121720041 gene encoding uncharacterized protein LOC121720041, producing the protein MRSLVFLVLLGAVFAEEDKIVGGYECKANSQPWQVSLNSGYHFCGGSLVNENWVVSAAHCYKSRVEVRMGEHDITYREGTEQFISSSRVIRHPNYSSYNIDNDIMLIKLSTPATLNQYVQPVALPTSCAAAGTMCTVSGWGNTMSSVSGDRLQCLDLPIISDRDCKNSYPGMITDAMFCAGYLEGGKDSCQGDSGGPVVCNGKLQGVVSWGYGCAEPGNPGVYAKVCIFNDWLTQTMPLLSERFKKDIIKEIRSKKKLFYFVRSKINNNIRSEMKKRMFNKEEVFDKITDDWFRSDLNRQDQSAIMRSLVFLVLLGAVFAEEDKIVGGYECKAYSQPWQVSLNSGYHFCGGSLVNKNWVVSAAHCYKSRVEVRMGEHDITYREGTEQFISSSRVIRHPNYSSYNIDNDIMLIKLSTPATLNQYVQPVALPTSCAAAGTMCTVSGWGNTMSSVSGDRLQCLDLPIISDRDCKNSYPGQITNAMFCAGYLEGGKDSCQGDSGGPVVCNGKLQGVVSWGYGCAEPGNPGVYAKVCIFNDWLTQTMASY; encoded by the exons ATGAGGTCTCTGGTCTTCCTTGTGCTCCTCGGAGCTGTTT TTGCAGAGGAGGATAAGATTGTTGGAGGATATGAGTGCAAGGCCAACTCCCAGCCCTGGCAGGTGTCTCTGAACTCCGGTTACCACTTCTGTGGTGGTTCCCTGGTCAACGAGAACTGGGTTGTGTCTGCTGCTCACTGCTACAAATC CCGTGTGGAGGTTCGCATGGGCGAGCATGACATCACTTACCGTGAGGGCACTGAGCAGTTCATCAGCTCCTCCCGCGTCATCCGCCACCCCAACTACAGCTCTTACAACATCGACAACGACATCATGCTGATCAAGCTGAGCACGCCCGCCACCCTGAACCAGTATGTGCAGCCCGTGGCTCTGCCCACCAGCTGTGCTGCCGCTGGCACCATGTGCACCGTGTCCGGCTGGGGCAACACCATGAGCTCCG TGAGCGGTGACAGGCTCCAGTGCCTGGACCTCCCCATCATCTCTGACCGCGACTGCAAGAACTCCTACCCCGGCATGATCACCGACGCCATGTTCTGCGCTGGATACCTGGAGGGAGGCAAGGACTCTTGCCAG GGTGACTCTGGTGGCCCCGTGGTGTGCAACGGTAAGCTGCAGGGTGTTGTGTCCTGGGGCTACGGCTGTGCTGAGCCCGGAAACCCTGGTGTCTATGCCAAG GTCTGCATCTTCAACGACTGGCTCACCCAGACCATG CCACTCCT CTCCGAGCGATTTAAGAAGGACATCATCAAAGAGATCAGGAGCAAGAAGAAGCTGTTTTATTTTGTGCGGTCGAAGATCAATAACAACATTCGCTCGGAGATGAAGAAAAGGATGTTCAACAAAGAGGAGGTTTTCGACAAAATTACAGACGACT GGTTTAGGTCAGATTTAAATCGACAAGATCAATCAGCAATAATGAGGTCTCTCGTCTTCCTTGTGCTCCTTGGAGCTGTTT TTGCAGAGGAGGATAAGATTGTTGGAGGTTATGAGTGCAAGGCCTACTCCCAGCCCTGGCAGGTGTCTCTGAACTCCGGTTACCACTTCTGCGGTGGTTCCCTGGTCAACAAGAACTGGGTTGTGTCTGCTGCTCACTGCTACAAATC ccgtGTGGAGGTTCGCATGGGCGAGCATGACATCACTTACCGTGAGGGCACTGAGCAGTTCATCAGCTCCTCCCGCGTCATCCGCCACCCCAACTACAGCTCTTACAACATCGACAACGACATCATGCTGATCAAGCTGAGCACGCCCGCCACCCTGAACCAGTATGTGCAGCCCGTGGCTCTGCCCACCAGCTGTGCTGCCGCTGGCACCATGTGCACCGTGTCCGGCTGGGGCAACACCATGAGCTCCG TGAGCGGTGACAGACTCCAGTGCCTGGACCTCCCCATCATCTCTGACCGCGACTGCAAGAACTCCTACCCCGGCCAGATCACCAACGCCATGTTCTGCGCTGGATACCTGGAGGGAGGCAAGGACTCTTGCCAG GGTGACTCTGGTGGCCCCGTGGTGTGCAACGGTAAGCTGCAGGGTGTTGTGTCCTGGGGCTACGGCTGTGCTGAGCCCGGAAACCCTGGTGTCTACGCCAAG GTCTGCATCTTCAATGACTGGCTCACCCAGACCATGGCCAGCTACTAA
- the LOC121720260 gene encoding trypsin-2-like, whose amino-acid sequence MRSLVFLVLLGAVFAEEDKIVGGYECKAYSQPWQVSLNSGYHFCGGSLVNENWVVSAAHCYKSRVEVRMGEHDITYREGTEQFISSSRVIRHPNYSSYNIDNDIMLIKLSTPATLNQYVQPVALPTSCAAAGTMCTVSGWGNTMSSVSGDRLQCLDLPIISDRDCKNSYPGMITDAMFCAGYLEGGKDSCQGDSGGPVVCNGKLQGVVSWGYGCAEPGNPGVYAKVCIFNDWLTQTMASY is encoded by the exons ATGAGGTCTCTGGTCTTCCTTGTGCTCCTCGGAGCTGTTT TTGCAGAGGAGGATAAGATTGTTGGAGGGTATGAGTGCAAGGCCTACTCCCAGCCCTGGCAGGTGTCTCTGAACTCCGGCTACCACTTCTGCGGTGGTTCCCTGGTCAACGAGAACTGGGTTGTGTCTGCTGCTCACTGCTACAAATC CCGTGTGGAGGTTCGCATGGGCGAGCATGACATCACTTACCGTGAGGGCACTGAGCAGTTCATCAGCTCCTCCCGCGTCATCCGCCACCCCAACTACAGCTCTTACAACATCGACAACGACATCATGCTGATCAAGCTGAGCACGCCCGCCACCCTGAACCAGTATGTGCAGCCCGTGGCTCTGCCCACCAGCTGTGCTGCCGCTGGCACCATGTGCACCGTGTCCGGCTGGGGCAACACCATGAGCTCCG TGAGCGGTGACAGGCTGCAGTGCCTGGACCTCCCCATCATCTCTGACCGCGACTGCAAGAACTCCTACCCCGGCATGATCACCGACGCCATGTTCTGCGCTGGATACCTGGAGGGAGGCAAGGACTCTTGCCAG GGTGACTCTGGTGGCCCCGTGGTGTGCAACGGTAAGCTGCAGGGTGTTGTGTCCTGGGGCTACGGCTGTGCTGAGCCCGGAAACCCTGGTGTCTATGCCAAG GTCTGCATCTTCAACGACTGGCTCACCCAGACCATGGCCAGCTACTAA